Proteins encoded in a region of the Dasypus novemcinctus isolate mDasNov1 chromosome 24, mDasNov1.1.hap2, whole genome shotgun sequence genome:
- the C24H20orf173 gene encoding uncharacterized protein C20orf173 homolog: protein MVSFLDQESSQNNLYKMAGIPRTCQCLRMASRKCGCPPSISRCSLCLHMPGESKWFDNRFQKAFEPLQRSEDPFSSDALIKWMGLQGIKSEEFEKSKQQSTKVSPNYPPSHVGSKCRTCAVVGNSWYLRGSGLGFRINQHDIVLRMNQAPVQGFETDVGNTTTMRIMYPETANLQDPGTQLLLLPMNSSGLKWFMDILQKEIIWEPKNPGFQLFQFPAGTKVNKDKILVISLNFLKYIQETWMDNQGHFPSLGFVAVFYALHTCDQVSLFGFGTDPFERWSHYWDEENWFKISMHNPRAENLVILRLQCEGKLAIYK from the exons ATGGTCTCCTTCCTGGACCAGGAGTCCAGCCAGAACAATCTCTATAAGATGGCCGGAATTCCAAGGACCTGCCAATGTCTCAGGATGGCCTCCAGAAAGTGTGGCTGCCCACCTAGTATCTCCAGGTGCTCCCTCTGCCTTCACATGCCTGGCGAGTCTAAATGGTTTGACAATCGCTTTCAAAAGGCTTTTGAGCCCCTGCAGAGGTCAGAAGATCCTTTTTCTTCTGATGCTCTGATTAAATGGATG GGACTTCAAGGCATCAAGTCAGAGGAGTTTGAGAAAAGCAAGCAGCAGTCAACTAAAGTGTCTCCTAACTACCCACCAAGCCACGTGGGGTCCAAGTGCCGCACCTGTGCAGTGGTGGGAAATTCATGGTACCTACGAGGCTCTGGCCTTGGCTTCAGGATTAACCAGCATGACATTGTCCTCAG GATGAACCAGGCCCCTGTCCAGGGCTTTGAGACAGATGTTGGGAATACAACCACCATGCGTATCATGTACCCCGAGACTGCCAACCTTCAAGATCCTGGCACTCAGCTGTTGCTGCTCCCAATGAATTCCTCTGGTCTGAAATGGTTCATGGATATACTGCAAAAGGAGATCATCTGGGAGCCAAAAAACCCTGG ATTTCAGTTATTTCAGTTCCCTGCTGGAACCAAAGTAAACAAAGACAAG ATCCTGGTGATCAGCCTCAACTTCCTCAAGTATATCCAGGAAACCTGGATGGACAACCAGGGTCATTTTCCATCCTTGGGTTTTGTGGCTGTGTTCTATGCCTTGCACACTTGTGACCAG gtctctttgtttggttttgggaCAGACCCTTTTGAAAGGTGGTCCCATTACTGGGATGAAGAAAATTGGTTCAAGATCTCCATGCACAATCCCCGAGCAGAGAACCTCGTCATCCTTCGGCTGCAGTGTGAGGGGAAGCTTGCGATCTACAAATGA